The Pseudoalteromonas carrageenovora IAM 12662 DNA window AAAGTGGGCTGTCGTAGTCAATATTATAGTTTTCGTTGAAGAACGTACCTGATTCAGCGATTTGTGCTGTAGTACGGTCACGCATGAACATAGCTTCCACGTATGGGTGGAAATTATCATTTATTTCATAATCAGCAAATAAACCAAATGTATGACGTTCATCAGGGCGCATAAAGTGGTTTATAGGAGCGTAGTTGTATAGATTGCCAACTGAATTTTCGAAACCGCCTGTACCATCAAGTGTCCAGTAGTCGTAATCAGACCAATCAAAAGCACCATCATCAGTTGGTGAAGATACGTAGAAGTTTGGAACAACAGCATTACCAGAACCACCACATGAAGTACCCGCAGCATTTAAAGCACATGAAGAGTAATCACGAGCGCCTTGGCGAAGTTCATTTTGCTTGTTGTAAGTAATATAACCAACGGCGTGACCTTTACCACCGTCAAAAGAACCACCTAAGGTAGCACTAAAGTCAAAAGATGATCCATCTAGGCCTGAGCTACCTGTAGGGTAATCAAAGTCTTGGTCATCCATAAGGCCTTGGATATAGTCATTGTCATTGTCATGTTGATATGCAGTTGCACCTACATCAACAGCAAAGCCTTCAAATTTATCGTTCATTACAAAGTTAACAACACCTGCAACAGCATCTGCACCGTATGTAGATGAACCACCACCGGTTAATACTTCAACACGTTGAATTAATGAAGCTGGAATTTGGTTAACATCAGCAGATTGAGTGTAAATACCACCCGCTTGTGCACGACGGCCATTAATTAGAACTAGAGTACGCTGAGAACCCATACCACGTAAATCTAGGGTTGCAGTACCCGTAGCGCCGTTAGATTGGAAAGCAGTAGATGAAGCTTCAAGTTGAGGTAAGCTGTTTAACATGTCTTCTACACGTGTAAAACCTGAAACCGCGATTTCTTCTGCTGTTGTAATTTGTACTGGGCTAGCCGTTTCCATATCTGTGCGTTTGATACGTGAACCGGTAACTTCAATGCGTTCTACTTTTTCAGCTGACTCTTCTTCTGCAGCGAATGTACTTGCAGAAAAAGCAGCTGTAGAGGCTGCGCCAAAAGCAAGGGCTAAACGCACCGCTTTTGAAACTTGATTATTTAACATTTGATTCTCCCTGGGTCACCACTTGTTAGAAGCGACTTATTATTTAATTATTTATTTTTGTTACAGCATGTTAACTGCAACTAATACAAATACTAAACAAAAACGCTTTAAAAGCCAACTAATGTTAATCATTTTTTAAAATAAAAGTGAAAATGTAAATAAAGCAGGTACAGGAAGGGGGTTTTAATAACAAAGTTTTGTATCCTGGGAAAGTAAACATGGATTAAGCACTTAATTGGTACTATTAAATTAGATTGAACTGTCCAGAGGATATTGAGTTTACATTTAAATTACAAAAACTTGAAACCATATCAAATAACGGGATTATTTGTTTCTCTAAATATATTTGGTAATCGTAGTTATGTAAGCCTTGATACAGTTCCACACCATTAGTTGTGTAAACAAATGTAACAAATTCGCCTCTATTTAGAGTAAATTCACTATTTTTTTTCTGGAACTTTTTTACTGCTTGCACGTGAGGAGGGGTATTTTTTCTATAATCGCTTAAATTTTGACCTAACCGTTTTTTAAAAACCAATAAATGATCAAATTCCCCTCTTATAAGGTTACTAATGTACTCTTTAACTAGAATATCAATTTTAGAAGGCTGCTTAAAAAGGAGGGTGAATAAATCAAATTGAAACTGCTGCGCTAATTTAGTCCAGTCACTTCTTACTGTTTCTAATCCTTTAAAAACAAGTTTTGTTTCATTGTGCTTTATTAATTGACCAACATAGCGCTTTTTAGAGCCAACTGACTTACCTCTGATTGTAGGTAAAAAGAAAGGACTATAAAGAGATTCAAACTCTATTTCTAAATGACTTGTTAGATTATGTGTTTGTTTAATCTCGCTAACCCAAGCCGTATTTATTTTATCAGCTAAAAACTTTCCAATTTCATTGCACTCATCATGAGTTAACTCATCGTCTAATTTTATAAATGTGGAATCTGTGTCTCCATAAATTACACTGTAGCCACACTCCTCTATCCACTTTTTAGTTTGTAGCATTATTTCGTGCCCACGCAGAGTGATAGAACTTGACAGCCTTGGGTCATAAAATCTGCATCCCTTAGAGCCTAAAACGCCATACAAACTATTCATTATTATTTTAATTGCCTGAGAGAGCATAGGATCATTATGGTCTTTTGCCAGCTGACGCTGTAAAGCTAAGCTTTTTATAAGTTTAGGTAAGTGATGATTTTCTCGAGAGAATTTAGCGAAGTTATAACCTTCGACACTATTACTAGGGTTAGCTAACCCTTCTATTAATCCAAGAGGGTCAATATAAAAGGTTTGCATAATACTGGGGTATAGACTTTTAAAATCGAGAACAATTACATTTTTATAGAGTCCAGGTAAAGACTCCATTACATAGCCACCAGGGCTTTCAAATGTTAATCCGTGGTCCCCCATATTAGGTGCCACATAGCCACTCCTATGTAAAAGTGGTAAATACATATTAATAAAGGCAGCAACAGAGCCACCTTTTTTTTCAAGTTCAAGCCCTGTTAACTGGGTTCTAATAACAGCAAAGTCGAGGAGCTTTAATTTTTCAAAAATTTTATTTACAAGTATGCAATCTTGCCTATTGTATGCAGCAAGTGACAGCTTATCTTCATTAAATTGCCGAATAATTTCTTGTAAACTATTATTCGACTCAATTAATTTTGACTCCCCTAATATTTGCTTTGAAACATTAGCGAGCGAAAAACTTTCAAAGCTATACGTGGCATTTTTTAGCGTATCGATCCCATCAATAACACAGCGTCCGGGAATAAATACACGGGTAAAGTGACCTTTACGAACATATAATGGAAGCTTTCCCCTACCTATTGCTAATTTTAACCCTAAAGCCTCCGCGCGTTCATAAAGCACGGAAAAATCAAACTCAATAACGTTCCAACCAATAATTATATCAGGGTCATGTTCTGTAATTAGCTCTACAAACAATCTTAATAGTGCAACTTCATCCTCGCACCAGATAATAGTATACCCTGCACTTGGTTCAAACGACTGTGGCTCTCCTATCATTATAATACAATCTAACCCGCACCCAACCAGGCCAATAGAGAACAATACACCGCTCTCATTACATTCTATATCCAGTGATAACTTAGAAAGCGAGGGGGAATAATCAGAGTTAGCTTTTAATTTAGCATTTAAAATTACACTATAACTTTCATACTCAAAATGATTACCAGTAACCCACGCACCACCCTTAATAAAGCGCTCCATTAAATAGCGATCAATTGGTCTTATGTCATCCTCAAATAAGGTAATCCCGCTATTTTTTAAAGCTTTACTTGCACTATAAAATTGCCTTAAAGATTTAAAATAACATGCACTCATTTTTTGCTGCTGAAAGTTTTTTAAAGCAAGAGGTTTTATATAAAAGTTAACCGATTCTGCATTTAAAACATTATTAACTATATTTGTATCTTCGCTTTTTATAAAAAACAGAGCCGTTTCACTATCAGATACGGTCTTAATTGGTCCATTTTCGGTGGTTAACCAAATTTCATATTGTAAACCATGTGCTGTATCATTAGCCTGAGCTGAAAGTACAAAACCTGACGTTAAATACACGATAGAACCTTTATAAGTTTTATGTAAATGTAAGTTAAATCAATAAATAAAAGAGTAAAAATGATTAACGAGCAACTGCTTAAAGAAGCATTAAATTTAATTGAAAAAAAACTATATGTAGAAGCTATTCCTCTACTAACCACTATCACTAATAGCCAACCAGAATTAGACCAAGCTTGGCTCCACTTATCAAAGTGCTATGAAGAGATAGAAGAGTTAAGTAATCAACGTGAAGCCTATAAACAGTACGAAATGATATCATGGTTTAATCAGCAATTATCGAAAGCCAAAGAAGAGTTACGTAAGAGTGACTTTAAAAACACACAAAAAATAATACAGGACTTATTAAAATTAGTTCCAAACGAAAAGCGATGCTTACTATTGTTAAGCGAAGCAGCATTTAAAGCAGGTGATTTGCAAACATATTTTAAAGTATCTCAATATAACTTTAATTGTAATCCAACTTCTATCACTGTTACTTTCAATTATTTAGAAACGCTTTTTAATACAAAGCACTTTAGTGAATTTATCCAAGTTACATCAGAGTTAGATAATGTGGATCTTTCACCTCGCATGACGAGCCTTTTAGCAGCATGTCATGTTAAGCAAATGAACTTTGAACTTGCTTTTGAGCTTTTCTCTGTATTAGAAGAGCAAAACTTCCACCCTTCTATTTGCTTACTGAGAATGGGCAATATTAAAAAAATTATTGGTGATTCAGCTCAAGCAATCGACTTATATAAAGCAGCGTTAAAAAAAGATAACACTAATACAGAAACTTATTGGAACTTAGCTAACTTAAAAACTTATAAGTTTACAGATAACGAAATAAAAGACTTAGAAGCCCTCTCAACCTCATTACTTCAACCAACTAAAAAAGCATTCATACACTTTGCACTAGGTAAAGCGTATGAGCAAAAAAACGACTGTAAGACTGCTTTTAATCATTATAAAGCCGGTAACTTAATAAAAAATAAACACATTAAATATCGCGAAAGTAAATTTGATACACGCTGTGTAAAATCGATAAATAAAGATCTAATTACAAAACTACCAACCATTCCATCACCACCTTTTCAATTAGTTTTTATTGTTGGGATGCCAAGAAGCGGCTCTACATTGATAGAACAAATATTAGCTAGCCACTCAAAGGTAGATGCAAGCTATGAGTTAACTGAAATTATATCTATTGCTAAATTATTAGAGCAAAAAAACACTTCAACAACACCTTACGGTTTAGACAATATTACAGAGCAAGCCCTTATAGATCTTTCAAAGCGCTACCTTAAATTTATTGAGCCCTTAAGGAACAAAAAGCCTATTTTTATTGATAAACTTCCTGCTAACTATCAACATATTGCGTTAATAAAGTCTTTATTCCCCAATGCTAAAATAATTGATGTTAGACGAGATAACAAAGCAACAGCATGGAGCCTATACAAACATACTTTCTCAGAAGGCCATACATACTCATATAGCTTTGAAAATCTAGCTCAATATATAAATAAGCACTGTGAGCTTATGGAGCATTGGAAGGCGCTTTACTCAGATGATATTCTGAGCGTTCAATATGAGCACATAATCAAAAACTTTGACTCAACTGTAAAAGAAATAATGAGTTTTTGCTCTATTGAAATAGAAGAAAGCTGTTACTCTTTTTATAATTCTAAACGTCCTGTTTTAACACCCAGCTCAGAACAGGTAAGGCAACCTATCTACAAAGACGCCCTAAACGACTGGAAAAAATTTAAGCCGTATCTAGAACCATTAATTAAATTACTAAATTAATCTCATCGTTGCTTGTAGTTACACTCTTATGACTCTAAAATCCATAGCACTGTAATTATATACATAGTTTAGGCAAATCATCCCATGCTTTCTGACTCACTAAAAAAAACAATTAGGCAAGTACACCAGCATGTGGCTAATAACCTAACTGATTATCGTCCGCGTAGTAGCCAAAACTACCTCGTCGCCGAAATAGCAAAAACGCTTGCCGGCGAATACCATAAAAAGCAGCGCATATGCGTAATTGAAGCAGGCACAGGTACAGGTAAATCACTTGCTTATTGTTTAGGTGCGTTACCGCTTGCCCTTGCACAAAAAAAGAAGCTGGTAATTTCTACGGCTACCGTGGCATTGCAAGAGCAATTAATTGCTAAAGAGCTGCCTTTTTTTAAAAAGCATTCTGGGCTCGACTTTAAGTTTGACCTAGTAAAAGGTAGGCAGCGCTACATTTGTGCACATAAACTACATAACGCAGTTAATGGTGATAGCCAAACGCAAATGGAGTTTATGCCTACACTTACCTCACCATTAAGTGATATGGAAACCAAGTGCCTCAAAGATTTATACGATGCATACGTTAATAAAAAATGGCAAGGCGATAGAGACAGCTGGGCCGACACCATTCCCGACAGAGTTTGGAATTTAATTGCATGTGATAAACATGCCTGTCAGCGCCAAATGAAAGCCCACCAAACCTGCCCGTTTCAGCTTGCTCGTAATCAGCTTATGCAAATGGATGTACTCGTAATTAATCATTCGTTATTACTAGCTGATTTAGATTTAGGGGGCGGTAAAATATTACCCGAGCCCGACAATACTATTTATGTAATAGACGAAGCGCATCACCTTGCGCATATTACCCGCGACTTTTCATCAGCGGCAGCCACTATTAAAGGCACCATAGACTGGCTAGATAAACTCACCAAATTTAGTGGCAAAATGTCTAAGGTATTAGTTGGTCAAAAAGCCATTGGTCAAAACTTCAAACTGTGCGACAGCATTAACGACGCCAATAAAGATTTAAAAGTAGTGCGTGATATTCTCGATAACGCCGACTTTGAATACTCAAAAGACGATACGTACCGGTTTGAGCACGGCGAAATCCCTAAATCATTGCATAGCAAAGCTAAAGATATAAGCGATGCCACACTAGATGCACTGCGTTGCTTAAACAAAATGCACGACACCCTCACCCAAGATGTAAGCGATGGTGACATAAAACCCTACGTTGCTGACCCTGTCTTAGCCGAAAGCGGACAATACATAAACCGCTTAGAGCAGTTAAATAAACTTTGGTATAGCTATGCAAATAAAGGTGAAGGCACACCACACGCTAGGTGGATAAAGCGCTTAGAGTATAAAAGCCATCACGATCATTTATTAAGCGACTGCCCAATTGAAGTAGGCTACTACCTAAAAGATAAATTGTGGAATGAATGCGCCGGTGCAGTTTTATGCTCTGCCACTTTAAGTGCCCTAGGTTCGTTTGATCATTTTGCTTACGAAAGTGGTTTAGCAAAAGAAGAAGGCGTTAAATTTATTAAGGTCCCCTCACCTTTTGATTACCCTAAACAAGCAACACTTAGAATTCCGGTTAGTAAAATAGAACCAACCGACAAAGCGTTTAGCGACCATTTAGCGCAAACTCTGCCAGAGTATTTAAGTACTAAAAAAGCTAACCTAGTTTTGTTTGCCTCGTACTGGCAAATGGACCATGTGGCTAAGTTTCTTAGAACAAAAGGTTTTAACTTATTAGTACAAGGCGAAATGTCGCGAGAAGCATTGCTTAAAAAGCACTCTCAAAATATTGATGCTGGCAAAGGCAGTATTTTATTTGGTACGCAAAGCCTTTCAGAAGGGCTTGATTTACCTGGTAAATATTTAGAAAATTTAATTATTACAAAAATACCGTTTGCTGTGCCAACGTCTCCAATAGAAGAAGCCCAAGCAGAATTTGTACAAAGTAAAGGCGGTAACCCGTTTTTGTCTATCACAGTGCCCGATGCCGCAAAGAAATTGGTACAGAGCTGTGGTAGACTGCTGCGAAAAGAGAGCGATGAAGGCTGTATAACCATTCTCGATAGGCGCTTAATTACCAAGCGCTACGGCAAAGCCATGCTCGACACCTTACCACCTTTTAAAAGACAAATAGATTATTAATGTTTGAACTTGCTTTAGATCCAACCACACTGGCAGTTTTATGTGCAGCGGCACTTGCTGCTGGCTTTATTGATGCAATAGCCGGTGGCGGCGGGTTGCTTACCGTACCCGCACTATTAACCGCAGGCTTACCGCCGCATGTAACGCTTGGTACCAATAAACTTGCCGCAAGCTTTGGCTCTTTAACCGCCAGCTATACTTATTATAAAAAAAACCTATTTAGTCCTAAGTTTTGGGCAAGCTCTATTATTGCCACAGGCATAGGCGCTTTAATTGGTACACTTGTTGTTGATCATTTAAGTATTGATTTTTTAAACAAGCTTTTACCTATCATTATAATTATGGTGGCATGCTATAGCTTATTTGGCAGCTTAAGTACCACGCAAGGCGACGAACTACCTTCAAAAAGCCCCGCTTTAAAAGTTAAACAGTGGTTGCAAGGATTAGCTTTAGGTTTTTTTGATGGCGTAGCAGGCCCAGGCGCCGGTACGTTTTGGACTGCCTCAAATAGCTTACTATATAAAATGAGCCTTTTACTCAATTGTGGTTTGGCTCGCTCAATGAACTTTGTATCTAACTTTATATCGCTCATAACCTTTGTAGCGCTTGGCCACGTAAACTTTTTACTGGGCTTAATTATGGGTTTATTTATTATGTTTGGCGCTTGGATTGGTGCACACTCAGCCATCCGTTTTGGCGGAAAATTTATACGCCCGGTATTTAATACAATGGTTATACTTTTAGCATTAAAACTTATTTACGAGGCTTACCTATAAAATGCTAGCAAACGCTTTAGATAAATTACGCCAACAAGTTGCCACATTGAAGCAACAAGCCGAGCAATTTGATAAAGCTAAATTGTTTTCTAAAAACCGTTATATGCAAGCGCAGCCAAGCTTGTTTGATCGCGGCGTATTTAGTACTAAAAGCATGAACCTTGCCGACTACGTAACAGAAATAGAAGATGAAATAGCAAGCCTACCGCCAAGTGAACATCGCCACGCATATACTTACGCTCTTGAGCGCATAGGTAATCAAGTGCAAGCCGTGTTTAGTGTTATTAAATCAACGCCTATTTGGACAAAAGAAAACAAAAGCCACTTTAAACCACGCCCAAAAAATAAAGTTTATAAACAAGCCGTGCAAAAAATAATGCAATCGTCGCACGAGCTATACGACGAGCTTAAACAAAACCATGAATTTGAACGCCGCCTGGTATTAATGATTGAAGAGCGTAAGCTGCAAATGGAAAAAGCCACACCAGCGCAAGCACAAAAGCTTAATATGGAAATTTTAACAACACATGCTCGATTAGGCAGATGCCGAAAAGCAATTTCGGCCACCGAAGATAAAATTCAACAAGTCGAAAAACAACAATTACGCTAATGCAGTTTTTTTATCACCCGCTTTATTCTGCTTTAACGCTTCCTGAGCGCCATCGCTTTCCAATACAGAAATACCAA harbors:
- a CDS encoding primosomal replication protein, with the translated sequence MLANALDKLRQQVATLKQQAEQFDKAKLFSKNRYMQAQPSLFDRGVFSTKSMNLADYVTEIEDEIASLPPSEHRHAYTYALERIGNQVQAVFSVIKSTPIWTKENKSHFKPRPKNKVYKQAVQKIMQSSHELYDELKQNHEFERRLVLMIEERKLQMEKATPAQAQKLNMEILTTHARLGRCRKAISATEDKIQQVEKQQLR
- a CDS encoding TSUP family transporter; this encodes MFELALDPTTLAVLCAAALAAGFIDAIAGGGGLLTVPALLTAGLPPHVTLGTNKLAASFGSLTASYTYYKKNLFSPKFWASSIIATGIGALIGTLVVDHLSIDFLNKLLPIIIIMVACYSLFGSLSTTQGDELPSKSPALKVKQWLQGLALGFFDGVAGPGAGTFWTASNSLLYKMSLLLNCGLARSMNFVSNFISLITFVALGHVNFLLGLIMGLFIMFGAWIGAHSAIRFGGKFIRPVFNTMVILLALKLIYEAYL
- a CDS encoding sulfotransferase family protein, with amino-acid sequence MINEQLLKEALNLIEKKLYVEAIPLLTTITNSQPELDQAWLHLSKCYEEIEELSNQREAYKQYEMISWFNQQLSKAKEELRKSDFKNTQKIIQDLLKLVPNEKRCLLLLSEAAFKAGDLQTYFKVSQYNFNCNPTSITVTFNYLETLFNTKHFSEFIQVTSELDNVDLSPRMTSLLAACHVKQMNFELAFELFSVLEEQNFHPSICLLRMGNIKKIIGDSAQAIDLYKAALKKDNTNTETYWNLANLKTYKFTDNEIKDLEALSTSLLQPTKKAFIHFALGKAYEQKNDCKTAFNHYKAGNLIKNKHIKYRESKFDTRCVKSINKDLITKLPTIPSPPFQLVFIVGMPRSGSTLIEQILASHSKVDASYELTEIISIAKLLEQKNTSTTPYGLDNITEQALIDLSKRYLKFIEPLRNKKPIFIDKLPANYQHIALIKSLFPNAKIIDVRRDNKATAWSLYKHTFSEGHTYSYSFENLAQYINKHCELMEHWKALYSDDILSVQYEHIIKNFDSTVKEIMSFCSIEIEESCYSFYNSKRPVLTPSSEQVRQPIYKDALNDWKKFKPYLEPLIKLLN
- a CDS encoding DNA polymerase II, encoding MYLTSGFVLSAQANDTAHGLQYEIWLTTENGPIKTVSDSETALFFIKSEDTNIVNNVLNAESVNFYIKPLALKNFQQQKMSACYFKSLRQFYSASKALKNSGITLFEDDIRPIDRYLMERFIKGGAWVTGNHFEYESYSVILNAKLKANSDYSPSLSKLSLDIECNESGVLFSIGLVGCGLDCIIMIGEPQSFEPSAGYTIIWCEDEVALLRLFVELITEHDPDIIIGWNVIEFDFSVLYERAEALGLKLAIGRGKLPLYVRKGHFTRVFIPGRCVIDGIDTLKNATYSFESFSLANVSKQILGESKLIESNNSLQEIIRQFNEDKLSLAAYNRQDCILVNKIFEKLKLLDFAVIRTQLTGLELEKKGGSVAAFINMYLPLLHRSGYVAPNMGDHGLTFESPGGYVMESLPGLYKNVIVLDFKSLYPSIMQTFYIDPLGLIEGLANPSNSVEGYNFAKFSRENHHLPKLIKSLALQRQLAKDHNDPMLSQAIKIIMNSLYGVLGSKGCRFYDPRLSSSITLRGHEIMLQTKKWIEECGYSVIYGDTDSTFIKLDDELTHDECNEIGKFLADKINTAWVSEIKQTHNLTSHLEIEFESLYSPFFLPTIRGKSVGSKKRYVGQLIKHNETKLVFKGLETVRSDWTKLAQQFQFDLFTLLFKQPSKIDILVKEYISNLIRGEFDHLLVFKKRLGQNLSDYRKNTPPHVQAVKKFQKKNSEFTLNRGEFVTFVYTTNGVELYQGLHNYDYQIYLEKQIIPLFDMVSSFCNLNVNSISSGQFNLI
- the dinG gene encoding ATP-dependent DNA helicase DinG; protein product: MLSDSLKKTIRQVHQHVANNLTDYRPRSSQNYLVAEIAKTLAGEYHKKQRICVIEAGTGTGKSLAYCLGALPLALAQKKKLVISTATVALQEQLIAKELPFFKKHSGLDFKFDLVKGRQRYICAHKLHNAVNGDSQTQMEFMPTLTSPLSDMETKCLKDLYDAYVNKKWQGDRDSWADTIPDRVWNLIACDKHACQRQMKAHQTCPFQLARNQLMQMDVLVINHSLLLADLDLGGGKILPEPDNTIYVIDEAHHLAHITRDFSSAAATIKGTIDWLDKLTKFSGKMSKVLVGQKAIGQNFKLCDSINDANKDLKVVRDILDNADFEYSKDDTYRFEHGEIPKSLHSKAKDISDATLDALRCLNKMHDTLTQDVSDGDIKPYVADPVLAESGQYINRLEQLNKLWYSYANKGEGTPHARWIKRLEYKSHHDHLLSDCPIEVGYYLKDKLWNECAGAVLCSATLSALGSFDHFAYESGLAKEEGVKFIKVPSPFDYPKQATLRIPVSKIEPTDKAFSDHLAQTLPEYLSTKKANLVLFASYWQMDHVAKFLRTKGFNLLVQGEMSREALLKKHSQNIDAGKGSILFGTQSLSEGLDLPGKYLENLIITKIPFAVPTSPIEEAQAEFVQSKGGNPFLSITVPDAAKKLVQSCGRLLRKESDEGCITILDRRLITKRYGKAMLDTLPPFKRQIDY